The genomic stretch GGGGAGCACAGGCTCAGCACGGCTCTCCTTCCCTAAGACTGGTTCTGAAATTATTTGAAGTCTGGGAAAGGCACTTCCTTTATCTTGCCTTCAAGCTACCCTAGCTGCGGGGTAGCTCACTGGCTGTGAGCTcactcccctacccccacccctcaaAGGCTTCCCAAATCCCTTTGCATTTTGGCCTGGCTAGAGCAGTGCAAGACTTAGTGCACCAGAGGGCGCTCTGCCCATTTCCAAAGTTAAATTGTGTTGCCTGCGACGCAAGGGGTAAGGGTAGTTTAAAGTAAGATgcgtgcggggcgcctgggtggcacgcctgggtggcacagcggttaagcctctgccttcggctcagggcgtgatcccggcgttatgggatcgagccccacatcaggcccctctgctgggagcctgcttcttcctctcccacttgtgttccctctctcgctggctgtttaaataaataaaatcttcaaaaaaaaaaaataaagtaagatgcgTGGATATATGCGTGTAGGACAAGTTTGGGGGCTGCAGAGATATTGAACCTAAGTGCAATGACACTACAGGCCAGTCTTCCACCACCGAGCTTCTCGGTTCCCTCCTCGCCCTGTCTGTATAGTtaccattcattcaacacatatttactggGCGCCCATGCCGTATTCAGCTCGGTACCAAGGCTCTGGGGCTACACCGGTGAAGGAGTCGGGCCGATGTCACGGTTACCACGTACGCCCCAGAATCACCACCATCCTGCCTCGGGTTCGCCCAGTGTCCTCCAGGTCCCCGCCCAGCCCTccgctctgcccctcacctcttcgCTCTGCTCTCCCTTTAGGACGAAGTGAAACTGCCGGCCAAAGTGAGCATCGGCAAGTCGCTGAAAGAGGCGGAGGCGCTGCCGGAGAAGGAGGGCGACGAGCTGGGCGAGGGCGAGCGGCCGGAGGAGGACGCGGCCGCGCTCGAGCTGTCGTCCGACGAGGCGGTAGAGGTGGAGGAGGTCATCGAGGAGTCGCGCGCCGAGCGCATCAAGCGCAGCGGCCTGCGGCGCGTGGACGACTTTAAGAAGGCCTTCTCCAAGGAGAAGATGGAGAAGACCAAGGTGCGCACCCGCGAAAACCTGGAGAAGACCCGCCTCAAGACCAAGGAGAACCTGGAGAAGACGCGGCACACGCTCGAGAAGCGCATGAATAAGCTGGGCACGCGCCTCGTCCCCGCCGAGCGGCGCGAGAAGCTCAAGACCTCGCGAGACAAGCTGCGCAAGTCCTTCACGCCCGACCACGTGGTCTACGCGCGCTCCAAGACAGCGGTCTACAAGGTGCCGCCCTTCACCTTCCACGTCAAGAAGATCCGCGAGGGCGAGGTGGAGGTGCTGAAGGCCACCGAGATGGTGGAGGTGGGCGCCGACGACGACGAGGGCGGCGCGGAGCGCGGCGAGGCGGCCGACCTGCTGCGCGGGAGCAGCCCCGACGTGCACACGCTGCTGGAGATCACCGAGGAGTCGGATGCCGTGCTGGTGGACAAGAGTGACAGCGACTGAGCTAACGCGGGGCTCTGCCCGGGAGGCCGCGCCACCCTGCCccgcctctccccgccccctccccatgcCTTTCCCTCTGGAACTTTCTCTTTCTCGCATTCTCTTTCTCGGCCCCACGAGGACTGAGACGTTTCTAAATTGACAACACCGCCTCTCCAGGAGCACCCCTCCAAGTCTTACAGCTGTTAAGATGGGAGAGGGAGGCAGCCTCCACCATGGATAGCCCCAGTTTGGGCCTAGTCTGGGTGGGAATGGAGAGGGGAGTGATCCGTGTCCTGGTCGTCCAAGTCAGGGATCTTAAAGGAAATTGCTGTCATTTCCATGGTTGCCCCACCACAATTTGGGGTAGGCTACCTTCCCCGCAACCTCCACCTCACACTCGTACCCAGCCGCTGTCATTCCTGCTCACTGAGCTCTTCTTTCTCATCCTGATCTCTGGAGGCTTCAAAGTCAAAATTACCATAAAAGGAAAGAGTGAATCCTGAAGAGGACCCTTGCCCACATGAGAGGCCCCATACTGGAAGGACTTGAAAGCAGCTTTTGGGAGAGCCTGGGGCAGTCGGGGGAAGAGGGCAGAGCGAGCCGTGACCCTGGAATGAGAGTCTAGCACGGGTTGTATCTGTAAAGGGTCCCAACAAGGAAGACTGTAGCCAAGCAgagccctggggaaggagggggtggtGTAGGGAACACTTAACATGTTTATGCATCTGCAAGAGCAGCACATGGCTATGGCTTtgggaaggagaatgggaaatAGTAGAAAGTGGAAATGATTAAGAGAGGAGAATTCTCCTCAGCAGCATGAGAAACACAGGGCAAGCATCCCATCTTAGTGGGGTTCTCAGAGGACAGTGGGACAATTTTCAGAATAAGGAGGGAGGACAGTGAGAAAGCGATGATCAAAAGAGGAGAGAGGTAAGACTCATCCCAATCCCTTAACTGAGATCTGAATAGTGCCACTTGTGGCAGCCCATTTCTCAAGTCCAGAAAATGAGGGTTCCAGAAGGGGGCAGCACCAGACTGCAGAGAGCTGGGAGGTAGGATGGAGGCGCACTGGTGTTAATGGCCAGGCCACCAAGCTGAGAGCTGGAGGCGAGATGGCGAAAGTGTATGGAGCAACCCGGCCTTGGCTCACTCCTAGTAGTTTCTTCTCAAGATCCTTCCCTAGAGCTAGTATCATAAAGCTGCAAAACTTGCCAAGACCTCTTTGCCTTTGTGGGTTCCTCTCCTGAATTGCTGGGGATGACAGGGATCCTGCTTCCAGTCCTGTTGTCCACTGACAGGTTCTCCTCAGGACACTTCAGTCCCCCCTATTCCTCTCCAGTAAAGGCGACTTGTCAGAAGCAAAGACAACTCCTTCCCCTTCAAGCACAGCCCAGAGAGGAGGATTGAAggcttctttctcctcccccacctcctctgcttTATCTTCCCTGCTTTGCTTTTTAGAGTTGCAGCTAATTGTTtaaaggggtggagggagggagctggggacacaaactttttttttttataatacaaagctttgcttctcctgcccctcccccgccttttcttggttcccttctctcttctgaaTGGTTGGAGACTCTTCAgctgagggaggatggggattgTGGGACAAGGTCCCTTGGTGCTGATGGGCTGAAGGGGCCTGAGTTGTGGGCAgatacagtttcctgtgggctccTGGGAGCCTGTCATGTTGCTGTGTCCTGGTAAGCAGCCTGACCAATAAACCTGCTTTTCTTAAAGGATCTGTGCTGGATTGTATTCTCCAAAGGCAGGCTGAGTTACAGAGGATAGGAGAGAaccagggagggaaagagggagagaacgGTTGGTTTAAACCTGCCTCGGGCCTGGGATGGGAAGTGGGAGTGGggtattattatcatccccattatagagatgaagaaacacaGAGTGACTTGTCTGAAGTACtcggtaagtggcagagctgggattctaagccaggcagcctggctccacaGTCTAACTGTTTAAAGAGTCTGTAACCCTCTACTGTCTGGATCCACTTCTCTGCTGTCAAGGTGTTAACCCTCCAGACACACTGTTAACTCTACTCAGTTTGAGCTTCCTTTAAGTCTGCTCTTCTGAATCAGAATCAGGCCCAGAGaaggcagcctgggaaggggaaaAGTCAGAGACCCTGACTCAGAGGGCTGAACGTCATAGAGAAAGGATTCCAGTACATGTCATATGTGCCAGTCATAGCCACACAGCATAGTTAATTCTCCCCATAATCCTGGAATGGGCACCTATTTCGCCTTGTCTATGTAGcctcttttcccctttgagcAAGCAGCCTGCCCTACCTGTCCACAGCTCTGGATTTCCTAGGGCAATGGACTCAAGTCCTCATGTGGGTTCTGCCTGTATATCGGAATCACCCTAATGAAAACAGTGTCAtttctggggctccatcccagtctTCTGCCACGACTCAAACAAGCTGAGTCCTTCCTCTTGAGCCATGCATTCCCCttcgaccccccccccccgcccctgccaccaGCGACAAGCACAGCAGAGTTTGGAGTTCTAAATCTCCCAGAAAGGGTTGGCTTCccaccaaaagaaatgaaaactgatgcCGAAAATTCAGAGCTTGGGAGCCAGGAAACTTCCCTCCTGCCAAGAGAGGATCCTTCTTCCTCTGGGATCCAGCTGTACAGTTGTGAGAAGCACAGAATGATGTCAGGGTCCCAGCTGTGGAGTAACAAGGCCAAGGGAAACCAGGAAAAGTCCTGGGATACCAGGCCATCATTTACTTTTCTTATCCACAATAAGGcacctgacacacacacactccttttcCTCTACAAGCCATGCCCCTCACTGGTCCACCACATTTTCAGTACCAGCACAACGACTTTGCTGTGCCTTCCCTACCCAGTTTTATTCTGGGTACCACTTTGTTAAGAACAGTCCTAATTCTCTGAAAAAGCCACATTTCTGCTGGCCCCTGCTCCATGGCATTCCTTCTCTACACCTAAGTGTGGGGCCGCGGCTTCCCTGGAATCAGAAAttactctttttcctcttctcttgctgcttgaggggagagggagggctggTCTTAGGACTGATGAGATAGTCAACTGCCTACCAGTAGGATTTGATGTCAttccaaggtcccacagctacAAAGCATCTTTCCCACAAACTAGTCCTGAACTTGCCCACCCATGATCAGCATTATTTCCATGACAATAAACTAGGGGTATTGTCTTCTCAAAGAGTCCCATCAAATGTGACCTGGGATCTAAGGAAATTCCGCTATAGCCTCAGATTGAGTTTATCAGGTCTCTAAATGGTACCTCCAAAGCCCTAAGAGGTAACTTTCTATTGGGGTCAGAAGAAAACAGCTGCCGCCAGTCTCAGACTGTTCCAGACCCTCTTCTGCTCCCACCTGGAGTATTTGAATGGAATTTAGATCCTCTTTCCAATCCATTCCCCACATTACTGCCAGATAGAGCTAGAGATAGAAGATCTAGAGagacagatttattttattttattttattttattttattttattatgttatgttagtcaccatacagtgcatcattagtgtttgatgtagtgttccgtgattcactgtttgcctataacacccagtgctccatgcaatacgtgccctccttaatacccatcaccgggctagcccatccccctcccccctcccctctgaaaccctgtttgtttcccagagtccatagtctgtcatggttcgtctccccctttaatttccccccttcattttttccttccttctcctaatgtcctccttgctattccttatgttccacatgtaagtgaaaccatgtgataattgtctttctctgcttgacttatgatactgatattttttaaagaaaacacaactgACAGTTTAAATGCCTTCCTTTGACCAAAGGGTTAAACTTAGTGACGTGGCTCACAAGATCCCTTAAGAATCTGGTCCCTGCCCTAGTTCTTACTGTTCTTCAACATGCTCTTTATGGAGTTTGCTGGCCAGAAATGGCCCACACATTTTCAAGCCTGTGGGCCCTTGCTCAGGCTGTTCCTTCTCTATGGAATGGCCTCCCCCttctcacctcccctctgaaaccaaTCTTTTCCCCAGCTCCACTCCAGCCATACTAACCATTCCCTTCTCAGGGCTCCCATAGACTTTATgtcaataaacacttgttgaatcaatgaatgaatgacaagatTCTTTCTATTGTGTCATAAACTCACCTCAAACTGGTTTCatcagaagcaaaacaaaacaacaaccaggggcgcctggctgactcagttggtagagcattcaagtcttgatctcagggtcgcaggttcaaaccccacgttggttatagagattacttaaaaaacataaaaaataggggcacctgggtggctcagtcagttaaacatccaactggtgatttcggctcaggtcacgatgtcaTGGTGGGTCAggggactgagccctgtggcacactcagcagggagtctgcttgagattctctccctctgcccctcccctcacttgtgtatacacattctctctctcctctttctctttccactctccctctatctctttgaaataaataaacaaatcttaaaaaaacaaaagaatgaaaaaaagaaaagctgaaaacaaatacagaaggaattaatgtaataaaaaattcctGGTAATAGGTCCAAGGGTGTCTGGATGCAAATTCTGATGTAGTATCATTGGGagtttatctctccttctattttctcttttccgtTGTGTTTGTTTGATTAATAATCAGATTTTCCCCATGGGTTGGCAAAGACGACCATCAATAACTGTAGGCTTGTGGCTTAACAGCTAAACAACCCCAGTTAAGAGGGTTTCTTTCCAAATCCTTCCAGCCAGAATTGCAGATATGATGTCCATTGGCCCTAAAGGTCAGAGATAGGTCATAAATCCGAATTACTGTGCCTCTGACCACATCTAGGTTATGTATGACTTCTAGAATCATAGAATAGAGAGCGAAGGAAGGCTGGTTTCCCAAACGAAAATTGGGTTGCTGTTGTCAACAGAAAGGGGAGAGGATGATGGGCAGACAAAACAACATATGTTCTTTCCCACTGATCTGTTTGTGATGCTGTGCTAAGAGCCAAGAGACGGAAAAAAGACAACATATCTAGCTCTTGATTTTAAAGGGTTTGCAATTACTGGGAAAAGCAGATGTACAAAACAGCTCCAGGAGAGGACCGTAAGAGAGGTAAAGCAAAATACAAAGGCAGTACACTAGAGAGGGATTAATCCTGCTCGAGGAATATGGGGACATATAAAGGAGGAAGGGGGCTTCTACGTTGCACTCCTAAACATGGGTAGGATTTCAAATTGATGTTGCTGGAGGGGTGAGATAGCATTTTACATGATTTTTGTGTCACCAGAGCCTAATGGTGTCTCAAATATTGCAGTGGTTAATGCTTATTTGGttggaaatataagaaaaagacaTTGGCCATAAAGGGATAAAGGAACCTACATTGGAAGGCTGCCAAGATATCCCACGGACTCCAAGGAATCGCTGAACAGCTAAGGTAGGAAGAATAGGAACCAGGGGGATCTCCAGGGACTTCTGAGAGGAAGTTGATAGATAGCCTTCTCTAACATGCTGACATTAATGGAACTCAGCCCTAAGGGCTCCCAGGCACTGTGCCTCTCAGTTTTAAAGTCGGGATTCCTGGTACAGAGAATCTGATTAAGGCAGTTAACATCAGTGTTCACCCTGGATTTAATAATCTATGGCCAGAAGGACAGGATTATGTAATACAGATGTGGCTGCAAGGACCCATTCCAGCGTAGGATtgcagagtggggagaggagcaatTCCCGGGAAAGAAGGATTTGTTGAGAGCCAGGCAGGACCCAAGAGGTATCTACTAACatggtaggtattcaataaaggtaaatgaatgaaagcagTGATGTGGGacagggaacattctccaggCAAAGGGGACAGAGTGCggaaaggcagaggcaggaaaACTGAAGGCATGATCGAGGAACAGTTAATAGAATTATGGAATGTGGGAACTAAAAAGGGTTTTAGTTTATAGATGAGGCAACAGAAGGGGTCATTTTACAGAGGACATTGCTGCGGACCCAGGAGAGAAAGTAATTTATCTGCACCTAATAAGACTCAGCACAAAAGAATTTTCAGAAGAGAGGTGGTCCTTGAAGTGCTAGGAATAGATACGTTTGCCAAGGGAGGGAAtcagggggaggagaggatggAATTTAGAATTAAAGGCAGGAGTGCCCACCTTTAGGAGATCGTGGGGATTGGAAGGGGGGAGCAGCAAAGTGGACCGTGGGTGGTCAGAGGTGGGGAAGGACATCCCGCTGGGTGCAGGGCACTTTCATAAACATTATCTCAGGTAATTCTGATTGGTATTGGATGTCCCTCTGCTCTTAAAAGCCCCTGCCCTTTCCCTCCAGGGCTGTGTCTCCGCTGGGTGACCGTGATGCTGCCTTGTCAAGGATGGagatcttttcctttctgggCCAATGAAATCCTCTCTGCCAGTGATTCAGAATTTTGATCTGACAGCCACAGAGACTGAACACTTTCCCCAACAGCTTCAAGTCCTTACAAAGGATGGGTAGAGCTTGAGTGAGATGTTTACAAAGACTCCCTCTGGTGAGATTCCTGAAGTTGCCCTTCCCAGGGTGTGGTTGTTCAACTCTTTATTGGAATTTGGGAGAAATCCCGGTTTCCTTCCAACGAGTCTCCCtgattttgcaatttaaaaaaaaaattgcatggggcgcctgggtggctcagtcgttaagcgtctgccttgggctcagggcctgatcccagggtcctgggattgagccctgcatcgggctccctgctctgctgggagcctggttcttcctctttcactccccctgcttgtgttccctctctctctggctgtctctctctctgtgtcaaataaataaataaataaataaataaataaataaataaataaataaaatctttttaaaaaattgcatagATAATGATAGCTAACATCTATTGAGGGGCTGCTGTGAGCCAGGTGCTGTATTGAATGCTCGGCAGGTTATCTCATCTAATCTTCACAACGACCTTTGAGGGAGGTGGTCTCATAGTTCCTATTTCATTgagaaggaaaccgaggctcagagacgtCGCACAACTGGCCCAGGGTCACACGGCTGCATAGGTGGGGTGGCTGAGGAGAGGACCCTGCCAGGATCAGGCTTTTATCAGCCATACTTCACAGTTAACTTGAGGTTATCGTCTgattaaagacattttaatgCAAACTAATCAAAGTCAGAATTCTGTTCTCCATTTGAAGATGTGGGTGCTGAgactcagggaggggaaggaactTGGCCAGGGCTGCACAGTTCATTCTGTgtcaaagccaggattcaaacccagcatGTCTCACTTCAGCCCCATCAGCTTTGTAGTTAATGCAGTGGCTTCTATTGACATCTACAATGGtcaagggaggaaagaaggtcTAGGAGACAGCAGGGGAAATGATTGACAGTACCACACTCTACAGCCATGTTAAATAAAATGACGAGAAGAAGACTTTAGCTTTGATGAGGATATCTCTGGTGGCCTTCAAGAGCACTGTCCTATGGAGAAAAAGGACAGAAGCCACCTTGGTAGAACAAGTGGAGGTGAGGAAATGGGGGCCATCATGGGAAGGGGGGGTAACTTGAAGGtcaaaataggaaagaaggaatatcttcagagacagaagagaagaataaGGAGAGGAGAATTGATAAaactcagagaggggaaggatgGTACCAAGAGCACTTCTACTCATTCACTAAGTATTTAAAGAACACCTACGATGTGCGCAGCACTGGGGAGACAAGGGAGCAGCAAACAGGTAAGATTCATTTTCCTGGAACTGACAGATAAGAAACTTCATGCAGTTAAATACAATGAGAATGGTAAGAGTTCACAGGAAACAGCACATAAAGATAGCTATTAACACACTGGGAGCAACTGTCAGTGGGGGTAGTTACACAACACAGTTACACCTGCTTCTCTGAGCAGGTGAGACCAGTAGGGTGAGAAGGAACTACCATGTGCCAAAgctagagaaggaaaaagaatggcatgtgcaaaggccctgcggtgGAAAACGGACTAGCTGGGATTTAGCGGGCAGGAGGGAGGTTGGTGGGATAGGCCGGGCCTTGACGGGACAAGAAAAAGGAGAACGGTTTTATCCTAAGCCccatgggaagccactgaagggaCAGAATGACATGGTATGAAAGATGTTTTAAGCAGCATAGGAAAAGAGCTTTGCCTTGAAAATATTGAGGAGGGAGGACTTCAGTACTTCagacaggaggaaggagagacgCTCTTCTCTATTATTTTAGTGATGGGGGAGTTGGGCAGGTCTGGTGAGCCTCTCTGTTGCTGAGCCCCACAGGGGTCCCATCATACACACAAGCTGTCCCTTGCTCCCTTTGGTCACCACGGTGACCCATTTGTCACCCCCAAGATGCTTCTCCAAATCTCTTCTTTGCCATGTCTTCTTGATTTAGAGTTTAACTGCCAATCCCTCCAGGGAAGAGAGAGTAAATAAAGTTTCTAGAACCTTACAAAATCTGAGCAGTCTCAATTCCTGATCTAGCTTACAGTTCCTGAGTCTCTCTGAAATGATAAATAGAAACTTATCCTACTTActtattgctatgtaacaaaccaccccaaaaccaGTTTAAGACAATGACAACGTTTATTTTGCTCATTAATTTGTAATCTGTGTCAGGCTCAGCAAAAATGGTTCACCTCTGCTGCTCTTGGCCTCTGTTGGGGTGGCTTGAAAAGCTGGGGGCTGGAATCATCTGGGGGCTGGCTCCACTCACCATGGATGCTTGCAGTCCAAGGGGCCTTAGCTGGACTGTTAGCCAGAACACCTGCATGGTGCCTCCATATATAGCTTGGGCTTCCTCAAACTGTTCCCAGGGTGAGTGTCCCAAGGGTGAGTCATGTGGAAGCTGTATCGTGTTTTATGGCCTCACCTCAGAAGTCATGCAGCATCATTTCCACTGTATTCTGTTTATTAGAGGTGAGTTACCAAGGGAGTGCATTCAGACTCTGCCTTTAAATGGGAGAAGTATCAAAGAACTTGCAGACATGTTGATAAACCGCTACAGTCCATGGCATGGACCCTGGTTTATTCACTTGCTGGGCAGAAGGTGGGCACCTTATCTTTCCCCTCCTTTAGACTTTTCCTTGGGAATCCAAGTTAAGCCTGGGGATATAGTCAAGAAAGAGCAGCTATTTGGGCTCTCAAGTTAGACACActtggatttgaaccctggctctgccatttaccagtTCTGTGTTCTTGGGTAAGTCGCTTAACCTTGGGTAAGCCTCCtattcttcatctgcaaaatcaCAGTGTCTTCCTCATGGGGTCATTATAAGGATTAAGTGACTTCATAGCTGGGTTACATAATATATGCTCAGAGTAGTGGCTAGTTCATAAGAAACACTCATGTTAGCTATTGCTGACATGATTATTCAATATATGTTTATCAATATTTAACTCATGCTTAGCTGAGTTCTGGGCTAGATGCTATATGCtggaataatgaaaatgaaaaagacgGGGTTCAAGCTTCCAGGAACCTACAGCTATATTCCtacaggaatatatatatatattttttaagtaatctctacacccaacatggggtttgaacccatgactccgagatcaagagtcgaatgctctaccactgagccagccaggcacccctggggtgTGTTTTAAGCATGCAGGCAG from Ursus arctos isolate Adak ecotype North America unplaced genomic scaffold, UrsArc2.0 scaffold_24, whole genome shotgun sequence encodes the following:
- the CAVIN1 gene encoding caveolae-associated protein 1, translated to MEDTQLHIIEQPLPGYPDVGDPGSSPMGAPAAEEPSGAGSEELIKSDQVNGVLVLSLLDKIIGAVDQIQLTQAQLEERQAEMEGAVQSIQGELSKLGKAHATTSNTVSKLLEKVRKVSVNVKTVRGSLERQAGQIKKLEVNEAELLRRRNFKVMIYQDEVKLPAKVSIGKSLKEAEALPEKEGDELGEGERPEEDAAALELSSDEAVEVEEVIEESRAERIKRSGLRRVDDFKKAFSKEKMEKTKVRTRENLEKTRLKTKENLEKTRHTLEKRMNKLGTRLVPAERREKLKTSRDKLRKSFTPDHVVYARSKTAVYKVPPFTFHVKKIREGEVEVLKATEMVEVGADDDEGGAERGEAADLLRGSSPDVHTLLEITEESDAVLVDKSDSD